The following are encoded in a window of Podospora pseudoanserina strain CBS 124.78 chromosome 6, whole genome shotgun sequence genomic DNA:
- the ALG3 gene encoding dolichyl-P-Man:Man(5)GlcNAc(2)-PP-dolichol alpha-1,3-mannosyltransferase (EggNog:ENOG503NW6D; COG:G; CAZy:GT58), which yields MTGRKPPLHQQALGLVGDILNGRHMLSHVIAPALFLADAVLCALVIRLIPYTEIDWKAYMEQVSQFISGERDYTKIRGGTGPLVYPAAHVYTYTGLYYLTDEGKNILLAQKLFAVLYVVTLGVVMRCYRNARVPPYVLPLLILSRRLHSIFVLRCFNDCFAVLFLFLTILAFQKHSWRAGVLFYTWGLGIKMSLLLVLPAVGTILLLGTGLNSALQSAAIIALVQVLIGVPFLANNPWGYLGRAFELSRQFFFKWTVNWRFMGEQAFLSKEFALVLLALHVLALLSFLTSRWLKGTGRSLSHIITSVLQVKSPFLPQEQEAIAEAITPEYVMTTILSANVIGLLFARSLHYQFYAYLAWSTPYLLYKSRIHPVLQYMLWAAQEWAWNVYPSTPFSSGVVIGVMATTVASVWLGTKRSVLLVDNAQKTK from the exons ATGACGGGCCGAAAACCACCATTGCACCAGCAGGCCCTTGGGCTGGTGGGAGATATTTTGAATGGTCGTCATATGCTCTCTCACGTCATTGCGCCCGCGCTCTTCCTGGCGGATGCTGTCCTGTGCGCCTTGGTCATTCGACTGATACCCT ACACCGAAATCGATTGGAAAGCATACATGGAGCAAGTGTCTCAATTTATATCCGGCGAACGCGACTATACCAAAATCCGAGGAGGCACCGGCCCTCTGGTTTATCCTGCCGCCCATGTCTACACCTATACAGGATTGTATTACCTTACCGACGAGGGGAAGAACATCTTGCTGGCGCAAAAGCTGTTTGCAGTTCTCTATGTCGTCACTTTGGGTGTTGTAATGAGGTGTTACCGCAATGCCAGG GTGCCTCCCTAcgtccttcccctcctcatcctctccaggCGCCTGCATAGTATCTTTGTTCTCCGTTGTTTCAACGACTGTTTCGCCGTCCTTTTTCTGTTCCTCACCATTCTTGCCTTCCAGAAGCACTCGTGGCGAGCTGGTGTCCTATTCTACACATGGGGGTTGGGCATCAAAATGTCCCTACTGTTGGTGCTCCCCGCGGTGGGTACCATCCTACTCTTAGGGACCGGACTCAACTCAGCCCTGCAATCTGCGGCCATCATTGCATTGGTACAAGTGTTAATTGGAGTTCCATTCCTTGCCAACAACCCGTGGGGCTACCTTGGGCGGGCCTTCGAGCTTTCTCGGCAGTTTTTCTTCAAGTGGACAGTAAACTGGCGTTTCATGGGAGAACAAGCTTTTCTGAGCAAGGAGTTCGCCCTGGTCCTTCTCGCGCTCCATGTTCTCGCCCTGCTTAGCTTCCTCACAAGTCGATGGCTCAAAGGGACCGGAAGATCGCTCTCTCATATTATCACCTCAGTTCTCCAGGTTAAATCCCCTTTCCTACCGCAGGAAcaagaagccatcgccgAAGCCATCACGCCAGAGTACGTTATGACAACCATACTCTCAGCCAACGTCATCGGTCTGCTTTTCGCTCGCTCCCTTCACTACCAGTTTTACGCATATCTTGCCTGGTCGACCCCTTATCTCCTGTACAAAAGCCGCATCCACCCCGTTCTCCAATACATGCTGTGGGCTGCCCAGGAATGGGCTTGGAATGTCTATCCCAGCACGCCGTTCAGCTCGGGGGTCGTCATTGGTGTGATGGCAACAACCGTTGCGTCGGTATGGCTGGGAACAAAGCGCTCTGTACTATTGGTCGATAACGCTCAGAAGACGAAGTGA
- a CDS encoding hypothetical protein (COG:J; EggNog:ENOG503P4IN): protein MAKSKRNILAAAQETLTPPEELTESQSIARVLQVEGNNLYICELPNTKTIVVELQSRFRGTIFIKRGGYVLVDLASAAERPAASRVVGEIINIVRDEKAWRKQAYWPKKFEKKTYDDDSDSEEESNVGKMPPSDSEDEDER from the exons ATGGCCAAGTCAAAGCGCAACATTCTCGCGGCCGCGCAGGAGACCCTTACTCCTCCCGAAGAGTTGACCGAATCCCAATCCATCGCCCGCGTACTCCAAGTCGAGGGCAACAATCTTTACATCTGCGAGTtgcccaacaccaagaccatcGTCGTCGAACTCCAGTCGCGCTTTCGCGGTACCATTTTTATCAAGAGAGGTGGATATGTCCTGGTAGACTTGGCTTCGGCCGCCGAAAGGCCTGCTGCCAGCAGAGTGGTTGGCGAAATTATCAACATCGTGCGCGATGAAAAGGCGTGGAGGAAGCAAGCCTATTG GCCCAAGAAATTCGAGAAAAAGACctacgacgacgactcgGACAGCGAAGAAGAGTCCAACGTGGGAAAGATGCCGCCAAGCGATTcggaggacgaagacgagcGCTGA
- a CDS encoding hypothetical protein (COG:E; EggNog:ENOG503P0BF) yields the protein MGSTLDIALPALKTKPKFIFFTDFDGTITQQDSNDWMTDNLGFGAELRKKGNEDVLFGRRDFRDSFADMLDSIKTPFNECIELLLKNITLDPGFKQFFEWAKENNVPIVILSGGMEPVIRALLAHMLGKEEAETLQIVSNDVAPRPGKSVNEAGGWHIVYHDDSGFGHDKSLEIRPYARLPAEERPVLFYAGDGVSDLSAAKETDLLFAKSGRDLVSYCERENVPFTTFQDFTEILATVKDIVAGKTTVKEAATGRK from the exons ATGGGTTCTACTCTCGATATTGCGCTCCCGGCGCTCAAGACAAAACCCAAGTTCATTTTCTTTACCGACTTTGACGGTACTATCACCCAGCAAGACAGCAATGACTGGATGACGGATAACCTTGGCTTTGGTGCTGAGCTCCGCAAGAAGGGCAACGAGGATGTTCTCTTTGGCCGCCGGGATTTCAGGGACTCTTTTGCCGACATGCTGGACAGCATCAAGACACCATTCAACGAGTGCAtagagctcctcctcaagaacATCACCCTGGACCCAGGATTCAAGCAGTTCTTCGAGTGGGCCAAGGAGAACAATGTGCCCATCGTGATCCTGAGCGGCGGTATGGAGCCCGTTATCAGAGCGTTGCTGGCCCACATgctggggaaggaggaagccGAGACTTTGCAAATCGTCAGCAATGATGTTGCCCCCCGGCCAGGAAAGAGCGTCAACGAGGCCGGCGGCTGGCACATCGTTTACCACGATGATAG TGGGTTCGGACATGACAAGTCCCTCGAAATTCGGCCCTATGCCAGGCTCCCTGCTGAAGAGAGGCCGGTGCTCTTTTATGCTGGCGACGGCGTGTCGGATCTCTCCGCAGCCAAGGAGACGGATCTTCTGTTTGCCAAGTCTGGGAGAG ATCTCGTATCGTATTGTGAGAGGGAGAACGTCCCCTTCACAACCTTCCAGGATTTCACCGAAATCCTGGCCACTGTCAAGGACATTGTGGCTGGCAAGACCACCGTCAAGGAGGCTGCAACGGGCAGAAAATAG
- a CDS encoding hypothetical protein (COG:G; EggNog:ENOG503NWFD): MADNATAAAMANTGQQPPGPPAPAALDDITPAPAPDAFQISTANLTSPNNDDLEKQTPIITTTPTNPTPLINPDVNHYRIAALSLASLTAGLTDASVGPLIEPMKHFHSLPDDKLISLLWVAQAVGFILGAALISPLRSLKPFLNHDNITLLSANILVFLSYLPFSCSAPLPAIVITFLPLGFGNSFNLAIGNVYCGSLRRKATFYLGVTHACYGLGATIGPLIATRMIVQTGLEYGQFYSIPLCLSLINSMLLFWAFREHPVVAPPAAGTMEEGNAVPVVTEAMRPNPGEWLRSHLPADTKLVVFAALFIFCYQGAEVSNAGWITEYLHHRHPASQEKMDTYGYTMTGFWGGVTLGRVVLTPLGELWPGGNKVFVYFLILLCTGFQLLIWLLKGGIVASGLSVAFVGFFIGPGYPCAMRVVMKMLDENEIRRPPFGRVDKEAKAAAMGVISAFGMTGGAVVPFVIGNLNSPVGRWVLHPIVLGLYALMLLLWFFLPVAKWKKSAWKQRPIHRFVDAVLTFWQSL; the protein is encoded by the coding sequence ATGGCCGACAACGCAACAGCCGCAGCCATGGCTAACACCGGCCAGCAGCCGCCGGGCCCTCCGGCTCCTGCTGCCCTCGACGACATCACCCCAGCGCCAGCCCCCGATGCTTTCCAAATCTCCAcagccaacctcacctccccaaacaacgacgacctcgagaaacaaacccccatcatcaccaccacccccaccaacccaacgCCCCTGATCAACCCAGACGTAAACCACTACCGCATagccgccctctccctcgcctccctaACCGCAGGCCTAACCGACGCCTCCGTCGGCCCCCTGATCGAACCAATGAAGCActtccactccctccccgacgacaaactcatctccctcctctgggTCGCCCAAGCAGTAGGCTTCATCCTCGGCGCAgccctcatctcccccctccgctccctcaaacccttcctcaaccacgacaacatcaccctcctaTCGGCCAACATCCTAGTCTTCCTCTCctacctccccttctcctgctcagctcccctccccgcaatAGTAATaaccttcctccctctcggTTTCGGAAACAGcttcaacctcgccatcGGCAACGTCTACTGCGGCTCACTTCGAAGGAAAGCAACCTTTTACCTCGGGGTAACGCACGCCTGCTACGGCCTAGGTGCCACAATCGGACCGCTCATCGCCACGAGAATGATTGTGCAGACGGGGTTGGAATACGGCCAGTTTTACAGCATTCCGCTGTGTCTGAGTCTCATCAACtcgatgttgttgttttgggcgTTTAGGGAGCACCCCGTTGTTGCGCCTCCCGCGGCGGGCACAATGGAGGAAGGCAATGCCGTGCCAGTGGTGACGGAAGCGATGAGACCGAACCCAGGAGAATGGCTCAGGTCCCACCTCCCAGCTGACACCAAGCTCGTTGTTTTCGCCGCCTTGTTTATCTTCTGCTACCAGGGCGCCGAGGTCTCAAACGCAGGTTGGATAACTGAGtatctccaccaccgccaccccgCCTCGCAGGAAAAGATGGACACATACGGGTACACCATGACCGGGTTCTGGGGAGGCGTGACGCTGGgacgggtggtgttgacacCGCTGGGGGAGCTCTGGCCCGGGGGAAACAAGGTGTTTGTGTACTTTCTGATCCTGCTATGCACAGGCTTTCAGCTGTTGATATGGTTGTTAAAGGGCGGCATTGTTGCAAGCGGTTTGTCGGTAGCATTCGTTGGGTTCTTCATCGGCCCCGGATATCCCTGCGCGATGAGGGTTGTGATGAAAATGCTCGACGAGAATGAGATACGGAGGCCACCGTTTGGTAGGGTGGATAAGGAAGCCAAAGCGGCCGCGATGGGCGTCATTTCTGCCTTTGGCATGACCGGCGGGGCGGTCGTGCCTTTTGTCATCGGAAACCTGAACAGCCCTGTTGGGAGATGGGTGCTGCATCCGATTGTGCTGGGCTTGTACGCGCTGATGCTCCTTCTGTGGTTCTTCCTGCCAGTAGCAAAATGGAAAAAGTCGGCCTGGAAGCAGCGACCAATACACCGCTTTGTTGATGCCGTCTTGACATTCTGGCAGTCGCTGTAA
- a CDS encoding hypothetical protein (EggNog:ENOG503NZ2X; COG:Q), with protein MSDQPPHDISEHISKDAASWSTAPLLNFLLHYTRETAEQGRYSDRISGLKAIDVLNKGYTEEDPLPDESEELRQSLLQLIHDGPGKEKVPKGTSVTIVGAGVSGLCAGYELKKAGFDVTILEASSRVGGRVVTFRDPIFAPGLHAEGGAMRIPGNHFLLRTYIDNFKIGELFNFEMQNKFIYLSEYRGGTTLTYDDFNDKLKRQEPELLKLFPSLKKCERGHTIDKLWEVAVAPVVEDFRKAYKNAEGDEPFKIKTAYQAITNLYDKYTLRSYLQERADWSPDAIKLYDLGNAHVVFENGFIESFKDAFLSSNSQGAQVGMQQLQGGMDLVPKAFISPDRGENSLIDNIIFGARVTHITDPKPSPDPKIPTAPQIKITYETTGSKKLTVESDYLILAIPNTALRAITKSRPFATAQEQAIRDVRYVEVTKVLLQYKTRWWEQIFTNHNLGTDGGLVSDLPIRYTVFPVSKDNDQFKHSRRGAIMAAYTFEQDATILGAMSPERQVRIAAENLHTIFPEAKSLELLEAGTSQVFPSDELAGGSAFCYFGPGQKKQYLEAMCESDWKWPESSRLGKPRVFFAGEQASYTHGWIQGAMEAGLRCVQQVYASATDLVITVRDGKEKQEGEEGVVAE; from the exons ATGTCtgatcaacctccccatgACATCAGCGAACACATCAGCAAAGATGCCGCCTCCTGGTCCACGGCTCCCCTGCTGAACTTCTTGCTGCACTACACCCGCGAGACAGCAGAGCAGGGCCGTTATTCTGATCGCATCAGCGGGCTCAAGGCCATCGATGTGCTCAACAAGGGGTACACGGAAGAGGATCCCTTGCCTGACGAGAGCGAGGAACTTCGGCAGTCCCTTCTGCAGCTTATCCACGACGGTCCCGGGAAGGAAAAGGTTCCCAAAGGCACATCT GTTACGATCGTCGGTGCTGGTGTGTCCGGTCTCTGTGCTGGCTATGAGCTGAAGAAGGCTGGCTTTGATGTCACGATCCTTGAGGCATCCTCTCGTGTGGGAGGACGCGTTGTCACGTTCCGCGACCCAATTTTTGCCCCTGGACTGCACGCGGAGGGAGGTGCTATGCGCATCCCTGGCAATCACTTCCTCCTGCGAACCTACATTGACAACTTCAAGATTGGTGAGCTGTTCAACTTCGAAATGCAGAACAAGTTCATCTACTTGTCTGAGTACAGGGGTGGGACCACGTTGACCTACGACGACTTCAACGACAAACTAAAGAGACAAGAGCCtgagcttctcaagctctTTCCATCGCTGAAGAAGTGCGAGCGAGGCCATACGATTGACAAGCTCTGGGAAGTGGCGGTGGCacctgttgttgaagactTTCGCAAGGCTTACAAAAACGCCGAAGGCGATGAGCCTTTCAAGATCAAGACGGCTTACcaggccatcaccaacctctaCGACAAGTACACTCTGCGATCGTACTTGCAGGAAAGGGCTGACTGGAGTCCCGACGCCATCAAGCTATACGACCTAGGCAATGCCCACGTAGTCTTCGAGAACGGCTTCATCGAATCTTTCAAAGACGCGTTCCTGTCCAGCAACTCCCAAGGCGCGCAAGTCGGCATGCAGCAGCTCCAAGGCGGGATGGATCTCGTCCCCAAGGCGTTCATCTCCCCTGATCGCGGCGAGAACTCCCTcatcgacaacatcatcttcGGTGCCCGCGTCACTCACATCACCGATCCCAAGCCCTCCCCCGACCCCAAAATCCCCACGGCGCCCCAGATCAAAATCACATACGAAACAACCGGCTCAAAGAAGCTCACGGTGGAGTCAGACtacctcatcctcgccatccccaacaccGCCCTCCGCGCCATCACCAAATCCCGCCCCTTCGCCACAGCCCAAGAGCAAGCCATCCGCGACGTCCGCTACGTCGAGGTGACCAAAGTCTTACTTCAGTACAAGACCCGCTGGTGGGAACAaatcttcaccaaccacaacctcggCACCGACGGCGGGCTAGTCtccgacctccccatccggTACACCGTCTTCCCCGTCTCAAAAGACAACGACCAGTTCAAGCACTCCCGCCGCGGCGCCATCATGGCAGCCTACACCTTTGAGCAGGACGCCACCATCCTCGGGGCCATGTCCCCCGAGAGACAAGTCCGCATCGCTGCCGAAAACCTCCATACCATATTTCCCGAGGCCAAGTCGCTCGAGCTGCTCGAGGCGGGGACGTCGCAGGTTTTCCCGTCCGACGAGCTCGCGGGGGGGAGTGCGTTTTGCTATTTTGGACCggggcagaagaagcagtATCTGGAGGCGATGTGTGAGAGTGATTGGAAGTGGCCGGAGAGttcgaggttggggaagcCGAGGGTGTTCTTTGCGGGTGAGCAGGCTAGTTACACGCACGGGTGGATTCAGGGGGCGATGGaggcggggttgaggtgtGTGCAGCAGGTTTATGCTAGTGCTACTGATTTGGTGATTACTGTtagggatgggaaggagaagcaggagggagaggagggagttgTGGCCGAATGA